In Gopherus flavomarginatus isolate rGopFla2 chromosome 1, rGopFla2.mat.asm, whole genome shotgun sequence, a single genomic region encodes these proteins:
- the LYZ gene encoding lysozyme C, with product MKALLILGLLLLPLAAHGKIYERCELARAMKRLGLDGYWGYSLGHWVCTARYESNFNTGATNYNPGDRSTDYGILQINSHWWCNDGKTPGAKNACVIQCRDLLTEDITASVNCAKRVVRDPNGMGAWVAWKKYCKGTDVSQWIRGCQL from the exons ATGAAGGCTTTGCTCATCCTGGGgcttctcctcctgcccctggcCGCTCATGGGAAGATCTACGAAAGGTGTGAACTGGCAAGAGCAATGAAACGGCTTGGGCTGGACGGATACTGGGGCTACAGCTTGGGACATT GGGTGTGCACAGCAAGATACGAGAGCAACTTTAACACAGGTGCCACGAACTACAACCCTGGTGACCGAAGCACTGACTATGGGATTTTACAAATCAACAGCCACTGGTGGTGCAATGATGGCAAGACTCCAGGAGCCAAGAATGCATGTGTAATCCAGTGTCGTG ATTTACTGACAGAAGACATTACAGCGAGTGTAAATTGTGCAAAGAGAGTTGTTCGCGATCCCAATGGCATGGGTGCATG GGTGGCATGGAAGAAGTACTGCAAAGGAACAGATGTCTCCCAGTGGATCAGAGGTTGCCAGCTGTAA